The window CAAAAATTAGCATTTATTAATATACCTTTTTCATGCCCCAGCTTCTATATCCTCtgattctcagcctgaagaagggtctcgatccgaaacgtcacatattcctttcctcctgagatgctgcctgtcccgttgagttacaccagcattttgtgtctagcttcggtgtaaaccagcatctgcaattcctcccgaCACATGAGGGATTGAAATATCTATTCTTCACGTGTCCCAGACCCAGGTGGGAATTTAGTGCCACAGCAATGTCCAAAGGATTCAAAACTATTCAACGCACAGGCGGAATTGCTCAGGATCGATCTTTCCCTTTCTTGGCAATTTACGATAATTGTCCACTTAACTAATGCAAATCTCTAGTTGCTGTGTTTTAATTAGTTTTTATGACTTGTTTCTGGGGGACATATGTATACATAATGaattaaggtttttttttttgctgaagcAATTAGATTAGTACATAAAGAAATGTATCAATCCCTATTTGGAACAATCTGGCGCTATTGCTTGGGCCGTTGGTAGCTCCATCACGGGGCATCTAGGAGTTAGTTGTAAAGCGCTCTGAAGGCCAAAATGCGTTCACATTAGAACTCCAATTCCCAAGATGCTCTTCGGCTTCCCCTCTCACAAGCCTGTAACTTCTTCCACAACTTAGGTATATCTTCAGGAAGAGCATGCTGCCAACAATTTTATCACAAAGATTGCGTGGAAGTTTGCTTCGAGACTGTGTTTAAATCACCCTGTCGCTTTCCTGTAGCATTGTTTAGAATTTTCACCTGGCATATTctgaaatcaagtcaagtcaagtcaagtcacttttatttctataacacatttaaaaaacaactctcgttgaccaaagtgctttacattggtggaggtactaacgttatacaacattggttcatagattaagtacatacataaatacatacatataaccCTCCCTCAAAgggcgtcaagaaaggcttgagatgagttttaagtctcgacttaaaggagtcgatggagggggcagttctgatgggaagagggatgctgttccacagtctaggagctgcaaccgcaaaggcgcggtcgcccctgagcttatgcctagaccgcgggatgttcagtaacccaaagtcggccgatctgagggacctggaagtggtatggtgggtaagcagacttttgatgtaggtgggggcactaAATTGTTGGGAAGAGGGCAAGATCCTATAAAAAAAATAATGTCACAGATCAGCTAACCCTTATTTCGGACACGTAAGCAACTTGCAATTGAATGCCGACTCAGGAAACATCCCCTGGGGAAGAAGGGCAAACGAGGTTTAAGTGGAAAGATGTTTCAAAGAGCTGGCATGCGaagatgggctgattggcctcatTCGGTGCACTTATCACCGGGTCTGTTGTTGCATTAAATTCGAGTTTTCTGTACAATTGCGTGTTTGCATCTGCTGGCTAAAGGCGTGGGTTTTCGTTAGCTGTACAGAGACATTCacaggagagtgtgtgtgtgtgtgtgtgtgggggggggggggggtaaatgtcACAATAAATGCAGCGGCCGGGGATGCTGCTGTGGGCGGGGCCTGGAGCACTCACTCCCCGTGCAGCCTCGGCCAATCGGCAGGGGTGCGGCCGCGCCACGTGACGGAGGGAAGGTTGCAAGTTTCAGGGAAATGTGAATGAGAAAAAGCCGAGCGTAATTTGAAGCTTGATGGATGTGAACCCTGGCTGCGAAAACCCCCCAACCACAGCCTGTGTCACACTCGGATTTCGAAGGAGCCCCCGGATCCCGGAGAGCGATGATATCCAGGGGAAAGCGGAGCCTCGTACCATCGGGCAACTGACTTGAGCCTTGCACCTTGGACTTGCTCAAACCTTGCCTGTTCTCCTGTCCACCCTTCTGGCCACCCTTCGCTTGTATGTGCGCCGACTTTAGCCCATTGACTGTGATGCAGCGACCACTGGGAAGCGGGACCGCCTTCAGCATAGACTCCCTGATAGGCACCAGTCCACAACCCAGTCCTGGTCACTTCGTCTACACCGGCTACCCTATGTTTATGCCCTACCGGCCGGTTGTCCTGCCTCCGCCGGCCCTTCCACAGCCGTCAATGCAGCATAACCTCCACGCCGTGCCCAaccctcaccaccaccaccaccaagtgAGCAACCTGGCCGGCTCTCTCTCCAACGGCTTCTGCACCAGCCTCGGCCAAGGGATGGCCGTCACTGCCCTCATGGCCACTTTGCCGGGCACCGGCGAAGGCAGCCGAAGCTTCCCGCCTTCCCCCAACCGGGAGCCGGCCAGGAAGTTCATGCAGGCTCTGGTGACTCTGGACAAGACTGAAGGCGGGGTCCAACAGGAGGGCGAAGAGACCAAGGCATTCCTGTGCAAAGACGCCCCGACTCTGTCTTTTCCAGTCTCTGAAGCGGTGCACGCAGTTATTGGTAAGAGAATTATTCCTTCAAAAACAATACTGTCAGTGCCAATGAGCAGGTTAAAATGCACAAAATTGTTTACAGTCGACACGTATTAACAAAAACAGCAGGGGTGGAAAGTCTTTGCGCGTTCGGAGAGTTCCACTTATTTTAAGTTCAATCCTGCGCATTACAAAACGTGCCGACAGCGTTCTCATGTCTTGCGTTTCACCATTAAAACAGAGCGATCTTTGAAAAAAGTTACACATTGTTATGCGCACTAACACAAGTTTACAATTGAAAGAGAGCGGACACGCTGTCTCAAGAGGTATTCGCAAAATTAAATGGATGTAAGGGATCAATAGCCTTTGTAAATCTTTCATCTTGCCTCGCTGTAGTTGAGGCCGTGTTTATTAACATATGAAGCGCGGATTTCGGATGTGCGTGTTTGAATTGGGCCGATCTCTGAAAATTCACGCAATTATTTTGAACCATTTCATTAGTTTGTCTTTAATTAATTTcaataaaatgtttaaaatgtagTCGCAAATAGCCCTCCATTTAAACAAAAAGCAAACGGGTAAGTGAAAATGACGAATAACAAAACAGAGTTTTCTGAACTTTAGAAAAATTAAGTTTAAATAATTAGTTGCCATCTAATTAGGCGCGTGTATTATTGATTAGTTTGAAATTTCAAGTTCTGTTGTGTTTTccgccctccctctctttctcgccCAGGTGCTGTCACGACTAACAGAGGACACGACAAAGTGGAGTCGCATGTAGACGAAGATCCCAAAAGCAAAGATGAGAGTTTTTCCATGGACAGTGACCTCGATTACAGTTCTGATGATAACATCACATCGCAGGCCACTCACAAGGGAGAGGATACCGGCGCGGGCCTGGAGGAGAATCTCCACCACAAAACCACCGCAACCAGTACAGCGACGGGCAAAAACAGAAGGAGGAGAACAGCTTTCACCAGCGAACAACTGCTGGAACTGGAGAAGGAATTTCACTGCAAGAAATACCTGTCGCTGACCGAGAGATCCCAGATAGCCCATGCCCTCAAACTTAGCGAAGTACAAGTCAAAATCTGGTTTCAGAACAGAAGGGCCAAATGGAAACGGGTGAAGGCGGGCAACGCTAACTCCAAATCTGGAGAGCCGTCCAGGAATCCCAAAATCGTGGTGCCAATCCCAGTGCACGTCAGTAGATTCGCGATCAGAAGCCAGCACCAACAATTGGAGCAACCCAGGCCGTGAGGCAAAACTTTCCAACGCGGCAAGATTAGGGGCAGAGagagcgcgcgcacacacacttacacatacacttacacacacacacactcttacacAAAGACTAACTTCCAGAACGAAAAGCCGAGACTTGCAACGGACAGACCCCTATTTATTATAAATGAATAATTATACTTTGTTTGTATATAAAAACTGAGAGAAAATGCATCAGCCCTGTACAGTGTTTGACTGTTTTGTGGACCAAAACATATCCACTGGGAATTGCGCGAACTTCTACATTCCTggagagaaaaggaacgcgaTACTGAGGGTTACATTTAAAACATCTGACATTGGTGTTTTGACCACTTTGCATTGTTTCATCGTATCCCACAAGGTAAATTCCGTAAAGTATTGCTATTTAATGTCCATTTTTTGAACGTACACGCGGACACTGTCATTGTGATAGATttcgtttttttaatatattttctcGGCGTAATTCACTTTTCAAATTGCGGTTCCTTTTtaaaggggaagggggagaaaaaACGAAGTATGGCTTATATAAAAATAATGGTgttaatttattttacattttctttTTGGAAAATACGTAGCATATTTCTTATAAATTATGAAAATTATCCAAAAACATTCATAAAATGCCTTGTGAATAAAACCGAGCGTCGGTTACACAAATAACGCAGTCGCCGCTTGCAGTTTCTGCTAAATGTTGCGTACTAGAACAAAATTGTTGGTATATTTGgttaggggggggtggggggggtttgcGAAACGGAGGGTGAGGTGGTTACCTGGGAATTCTTGTAAGATACTAATTTGATCTGAATTTGTGAAGCTAAAAAAGAACAACAAATGTGAACACTGCGACTCGCCAGAGATGACTTTACTGATCTCTCGACAACACAAAGTTTCACCGGATTCACGGTTTGTTGACGTGCTGGTGACCAAATCGATCTGATACGGGTGTAAATTAGCCGCAGAGCCTTTGCCCAATAACAACCCGCACCAGTTTGTATAAAAAAAACACACCTTTTTCAAGCACAACCTCGTCAAGAACTTAAATCACGTAGGTTTAAGTTTACAATGTAAACTTTGCAAAGGTACAAATAATTGACTACTCTTGAAAATACAATAGTCAACTGGACTATTTTAATGTTAATATCAATTAATATATAATCCATAATTAATATACAAGTAGACCCTAAacctgtaagaaggaactgcagatgctggtttaaaccgaagagagacacaaaaagctgcaataactcaaagggacaggcagcatctctggagagaaggaatgggagacgtttcgggtcgagacccttcttcagacccaaaacctaTTCTGCGGGCACTTACAACTCCTCCGACAACGCCTGGCTTCCAGAGATGGAGTAAATAAGATAAGAACTAACATACTTTTAACACACTCAAGGATATATCAATATGGAATGAATCTCTGCGGAATGTCAATCGATTTAATCCCCAAACTAAACTCGAAACGATTTATCAGATGAACATTTCGTACAGCGTTAAAATAAAATTCGGCGGAAATGAGGGGCAGTTATAATAATTCCGTCATTAACATAAAGCCACACTTGTGTACAATGAATGGGTATTTCAGAATAACGTGGGCGCATAGTCACTGAGTTCAGACTGCCGGCGATTTGGCTAAAGGAATTATAACGGTAGTTCGAACTAAACTGCTCTGTCCGAGCAATTTCTACACAGGAAGCCACATTatgctgatttacaatgcaaTTTAAGGTTGGCACTTTACAACGAGTTCAGTTCACAAGAGCTtgcgaatgagggggggggggggacattagcCAAGTGTTGGAACTGCGCTGATGTAAATATTCCCTTGGGAAGTTGATCCTGCTCACTTTTTGTTTTCCAGAGATAAAATATCATTTACAAATCGATCCTATAATAGGACCCACAAAAACCTCCAGCGATCTCTTGGCAAGGATCCGCCGGTGTTcccgatgcccccccccccccccccccccccccccccctccccctccctgtaaCCAAACCATCCCTTGCAGAAGGTCAAAACGATTGATGACAGATAATTTACCCTGGCCACATATCATCTaattccatcccccccccccccccctctcccccctgcgcACACACaccaccaaaaaaaaacaaagtcgcCTCTACACCCCACCCCCAACGCCACCTCCCTCCAAAATGTTAGTGGCGACTGTGACAGTGTTGTATTGTGGCTGACCCTGACCTCAAATAAACGATACACGACAGGATGTAGCGAGTACAAGATAAACAACTGGGCATTTGATCGCTGTCACCATTGCCATCATCAGCGCTTTAATTTGGCTGCCTAATGAGTCAGATCGCAGGGAGAGATAAAAATTGTCAATCGCCATGGCTTTTAATGAATTTTTTTGCAAATTGTAATCAACCCCGAACGTCGCAGCTCAATGATTAATGGGTCCCAGGAGAGATGGCTAGCACCTCGCTTTTCATTACATCTCATACACGCTGCACTAAATTAACAGCAACTTGTCTGCGCTTAAAATTAAGTCCCAATGATTAATTTTGATGGGGAGTCTAAAGAATAGCTCGTCCTAATAGTTACTGGCCCGCGATGCTTTTTCAAATGAGCAGAGCTCCGAGCTGAATATTTCACCTCCCCCTTGAATAACTTGCACATTCACATCGAAGAAATCGGGCAAAGGACGGCGAGGATCGTTTTTCTTTCGTGTTAAAGTCAGAGACAGTGCAGAACAATATGACAACATGATAATGTACCTGGTAACTGAACTATTCTGATGGGGTATAGATTAATATATAATACATAATTAATAGGCGAACAAATTCAACGCCTGTTCTGTCCGCATCTTAACAGAATACATTCGGCTTCTCTGACATTTTGGGGGTAAATCAATACTTACTTTCCATAATATGCGTTAGCATCCGAACACAGATTCATTGATCAGTTTAAGGGTTTATTAATCTTCATTTATATTGCAATTGCCTCGTTAACCGGAGGAAGCAATAATTAGAAATTGAATATGGTATAGAACATCCATCTGCAACCGTAAGTTGGGGACTGCAAATTCATACTTCATTCAAATCATATAACCTTCATTTGCGAAATGGCATGGAGTGCTTGCAATGGTCGAAAGCGAGCTCCCAAACTCCCTtgttatttaatatttaaaattgctcccgTTTGTGTTGAGAGGGATGCTAACAAAGACTTAAAATGTAAAAGTCAAACGATTTGCATAATCTAAAGAGAAAAATGCGTCCCTTCTCTGAATATAAAGAGAAGAAATAGAGTGTGGTTAAACCGCATGACAATGCCCAAGAATGCTTGATGTCAGTGGGGAACTCAACGCTGCCAGCAAACAGCACACCCTTCAAAGGAAAGCAATTCTATTCACATCACAACTGCCGAGAAGTATTTTATCCAATATTTGGAAGTGGCGTCATTTTATCGAGCATGCCGTGATGTTTGTGTTGCGTTCCCTGGTTTGATAACGCCAGGAATATACTGTGTGGAAACTTTGTCtctcctctttctgtctctccccctccccctcccccaacaggcAAGTTGACCCTGCATTTCCAAAATTGTCAATGGCAGAAGGAGCGGAAACTAACTTGAGGGATATTCATTCTCCAATTAACCAGGCGACGCTCTCTCCTCTTGCAATATACACACTGTAACATACCGCCTGTAATCGCTGCGGCGTTAAATCGGCAAATATCACGGAGAAAAGGTGATTACAGACATTAAACATTGCGAAGAAATGTCCAAGTTCTCCAGTTGATAATATTACACAATGGACTAAGGAAAGAGTTGtttaatatttttacaaaatataACTTTCTCAAAATACAACACGGTCTTAATAATTGGATATCATGTACAGTTTGATCTCCGTTCATTAACAAATCTCTAGAGTTAATTGAAAATGCCCATGCAATATGGCCAGGGGTTAATAGAAGATGTCTAGCTCTGACTTTGCATAAGCCGGGTGCGTTGCAATGGAGTTTTAATATATGTGCGGGTGATATCCGCTGCTAAAATGAAGAGAGATAGAACCTAATAAAAACCCATTAGAAGGATAATAATGGAGATCTGCTTTTCGCGCCTGCACTGTGCACTAAATGACTGCACTACCCTCGGATGCTCATAAAACTGAAGCTGTCTTTCTGTATATCGAGACTTAACCGAGAGGGACTTGAAACCAATCCTGAACAATGTTATCCTCTGACAAGCTAACTTTACAGACGTTGAACTACAGAACCCGCTCACTGTTCACAGCCCTTGTAGCAAAATGAACAAAAGTGCTCATTTAAGTGCGGAATTTCTCACCGATCCCTCACACCGGGTAATCGCTAGTTTTTAAAAGATTTGCTTAGCCAGAAGACATTGTCAATTTGTAAACTTGGCGTCTGCCAAACCGTAATGTTCGAGGTATCTAGGGAACAATTTGGAGATAACAAAACGGTTTGCATTTACGCTCGATATCGAAAAGTATTtatttcaacatagtcaaagacgCGTAATACCAGAGCAGATAAGGCCACAGAGGCAGAGGTGAGATAAATAGACCATTTGTAAAACTCTCTTGGTACCGGGCCTTATTATTAGGTAGGCTGACAAGCTCATTGAGTGGAGTTATAATTCCTTTTATACCCGAAGTGTAAACACATCAGTTAACTGCTGGTTAATATATTGGTGTCTATAGCAAAGGGCACCGCGCCTGAACTGAATATCACCCGTCCAATATTGGCAGCTGCACGGATGGGGCGCATattaacatttttttatttttgctcTGTTCAAAACTAAATGCAATTCTTTGAAATCATTTAATTTGAAATTACTACCTATTCAAACGGCTGAAGAGCAGGGCATGAGGCGTTCGGATATAAATCGTTGCAGacggctacagtgccctccataatgtttgggacgaagacccatcgtttatttatttgcctctgtactccacaatttgagatttgtaatagaaaaaaaaccatgtggttaaagtgcacgttgtcagattttaataaaggccatttttatacatgttggtttcaccatgtagaaattacagcagtgtttatacatagtccccacatttcaaggcaccataatgtttggtacacagcaacgtcatgtaaatgaaagtggtcatgtttagtattttgtttcagatcctttgcatacaatgactgcttggagtctgcgattcatggacatcaccagttgctgggtgtcttctctggtgatgctctgccaggcctgcattgcagcatcttgttttgggggctagtcccattcagttttctcttcagcatataaaaggcatgctcaattggattcagatcaggtgattgatttggccactcaataattgaccattttttagctttgaaaaactcctttgttgctttagcagtatgtttgggatcattgtcttgctgtagaatgaactgccggccattgagttttgaggcatgtttttgaacttgagcagataggatgtgtctatacacttcggaattcattatgctattaccatcagcagttgtatcatcaatgaagataagtgagcccttcagcagccatacatgcccaggccataacacccccaccaccatgtttcacaactgaggtggtatgctttgaatcttgggcagttccttttctcctccatactttgctcttgccatcactctgatagttaatcttcatctcatctgtccataagacctttttccagaactgtggttgctcttttaagtacttcttggcaaactgtaacctggtcatcttgcagtgtagcctctgtatttctgttcatgaagtcttctgtggacagtggtcattgacaaatccacacctgactcctgaagagtgtttctgatctgtcagacaggtgtttggggattgttctttattatagagagatttcttctgtcatcagctgtggaggtcttccttggcctgccagtccctttgtgattaataAGCTCACTAGCGCTCActttctttttaatgatgttcctaacagttgattttgataagcatAAGGttttggctgatatctctaacagttttattcttgtttctcagtctcataatggcttctttgactttcattggcacaactttggtcctcatgtcgataaacagcaataaaagtttccaaaggtgatggaaagactggaggaaagactaggtgctgagagctctcttatacctgcattaaggaggcaattaaacacacctgagcaattacaaacgcctgtgaaaccatgtgtcccaaatgttatggtgccctgaaatggggggactatatataaacactgctgtaatttctacatggtgaaaccaaaatgtataaaaatggcctttaataaaatttgacaatgtgcactttaaccacatgtgattttttatattacaaatctcaaactgtggagtacagaggcaaataaataaatgatgggtctatgtcccaaacattatggagggcactgtacgttCATCTCAGTGATCATCCTGAAATACTACATTTTCGTAATAAAAGTAGAGTCGTGTGTAGCTTTAATACCAAGAATTTAATGATGCCGGTGAGCAAATACATCTTAGAGTACAGGTACGCAAGGCACGAAATAGAACGACAAGCGTTAATAAAGCCACATAAAACAAAATGAACATTGTGAGTTGTTTCCAAAGGAAGTTATGTTCAGACCACACTTAGAAATGTATCCTTATTATCAAAGGTAAGGTGGAGCCACTGAAAGTGCAAATTacagattattttagtttgttcgTTCCCGGATGTGTCCGGCATACGCAGACCATCCCTCGAACTGAGGAGCAATTAAGAGTCAACAGAATCGCTCGGTATGAAGTCATATTGGCCCAGTAAGGATGGAAGGTTTCCTT is drawn from Amblyraja radiata isolate CabotCenter1 chromosome 7, sAmbRad1.1.pri, whole genome shotgun sequence and contains these coding sequences:
- the gbx2 gene encoding homeobox protein GBX-2, which produces MCADFSPLTVMQRPLGSGTAFSIDSLIGTSPQPSPGHFVYTGYPMFMPYRPVVLPPPALPQPSMQHNLHAVPNPHHHHHQVSNLAGSLSNGFCTSLGQGMAVTALMATLPGTGEGSRSFPPSPNREPARKFMQALVTLDKTEGGVQQEGEETKAFLCKDAPTLSFPVSEAVHAVIGAVTTNRGHDKVESHVDEDPKSKDESFSMDSDLDYSSDDNITSQATHKGEDTGAGLEENLHHKTTATSTATGKNRRRRTAFTSEQLLELEKEFHCKKYLSLTERSQIAHALKLSEVQVKIWFQNRRAKWKRVKAGNANSKSGEPSRNPKIVVPIPVHVSRFAIRSQHQQLEQPRP